The Dyadobacter subterraneus genome window below encodes:
- a CDS encoding FAD-dependent oxidoreductase has translation MLLQNKEVAIVGGGPGGLTLARLLQCKGVNVKVYERDENRDVRVQGATLDLHFESGLKAIEEAGLMDAFKANYRPDNDRYRVVDQHGTIVYDDHTKESTGNFGDKYFRPEIDRGPLRDILLDSLKPDTVVWDSHIVSLENIGNTWKIIFQNGKTAFADIVIGADGANSRIRPVITPIKPIYSGVTFLTGNIPDSEKNTPKIHGLLKGGKISAMGDSKTIFASAKGDGSLDFYIGWKTSANWAKESGIDLKNSKQVSEWFNKEYVNWDSIWQELFDYDQTHFIPRPLYAMPMDQYWETQPNITLLGDAAHLLPPNGEGVNTAMLDAMDLFESLTSGKFSDLKSAIAHYEKLMFARFVEESKETADFMDWTYSPEGLTIMVEMMNQLPN, from the coding sequence ATGTTACTACAAAATAAAGAAGTCGCAATTGTTGGTGGTGGTCCGGGAGGATTAACATTGGCACGATTACTCCAGTGCAAAGGAGTAAATGTGAAAGTATACGAAAGAGATGAAAACAGAGATGTAAGAGTACAGGGCGCTACACTTGACCTGCATTTCGAATCAGGATTAAAGGCAATTGAAGAAGCTGGCTTGATGGATGCCTTCAAAGCGAATTACAGACCAGATAATGATAGGTATCGGGTTGTGGATCAACATGGAACCATTGTTTATGATGACCATACCAAAGAGTCTACAGGTAATTTTGGGGATAAATATTTCAGACCTGAAATTGATCGCGGACCATTAAGAGATATTTTACTGGATTCATTAAAACCCGACACAGTTGTTTGGGATAGTCACATTGTTTCGCTTGAAAACATTGGCAATACCTGGAAAATAATTTTTCAAAATGGAAAGACTGCTTTTGCCGATATTGTCATTGGAGCAGATGGAGCTAATTCCAGGATTCGTCCGGTTATCACTCCAATAAAACCGATTTATTCAGGCGTTACTTTTTTAACAGGAAATATTCCTGATTCGGAAAAAAACACACCAAAAATCCACGGTTTGTTAAAAGGCGGGAAAATTTCTGCCATGGGCGATTCAAAAACAATATTTGCTAGTGCCAAAGGCGACGGTAGTCTCGACTTTTATATTGGCTGGAAAACAAGTGCCAATTGGGCTAAGGAAAGCGGTATTGATTTAAAAAATAGCAAACAAGTTTCGGAATGGTTCAACAAAGAATACGTCAACTGGGACAGTATTTGGCAGGAATTATTTGACTATGATCAGACACATTTTATACCCAGGCCTTTATATGCTATGCCCATGGACCAATATTGGGAAACACAGCCAAACATAACTTTGCTCGGTGACGCAGCGCATCTCTTACCTCCCAACGGAGAAGGTGTGAATACGGCAATGCTTGATGCTATGGACTTATTTGAGAGCTTAACCAGCGGAAAGTTTAGCGATTTAAAATCGGCAATTGCTCATTATGAAAAACTGATGTTTGCCAGATTTGTTGAAGAAAGCAAGGAAACAGCAGATTTTATGGACTGGACATACTCACCTGAGGGATTAACCATCATGGTGGAAATGATGAATCAATTACCAAATTGA
- a CDS encoding gliding motility-associated C-terminal domain-containing protein — protein sequence MKSGFLQTIAFLFLHAICLAQNVEDSYRFTNNFSVAEPACAPDLLQVNALGSCTLGGTPGAFVADNLDCQISRTVYHTNLNYGLMYSNTAGTVSETYTIQMYIKNTRWGKTWARIIDFSNGQLDEGIYFKDIAGSNDRCIDFFPTGIAGDCPYFKLDKYYLLTFTRNGQTGVMDVYVNDKLFVSYDDSGKKYVGKTGVPIYIFRDDNEVSCESGEANFAFLSFTNYYSSQTLVSKDYQNICSVANINVSADFSIDPAAVCGNKNVKVAYTGVLPSATGYSFHWNFDGAKIISGSDKGPFLLHWNEEGNKKITLTIKNEACGKEISNTKPAYVSFMNISVDIDDSKCDGQATLTVNPKNGISPFQFSIDSINYQALNVFNVTAKDYKIFVKDYNGCINDTLITVKLNGGIELKTISDTTICIGQEIQLLTTANVTNYSWTPAAGLDNAAALEPFASPQQTTQYIITATDKGCSSQDTVAVTVIPEIKVIVTPDSDIPPNTPFQLISSSPQLTGISGVSYSWSPPYGLSNPAIANPNATLSASQVYSVILSTPQGCSGTGQVTLTVIPPASITLPDIFTPDGDGKNEMLTPITNRIASLNYLRIYNRWGEVIYFSKQLSQGWDGKTHGIKSDSGVYVWKMEAVTTSGEIVSRSGTVLLVR from the coding sequence ATGAAGTCGGGATTTTTACAAACCATTGCTTTTCTGTTCCTACATGCCATTTGTCTTGCGCAAAATGTAGAAGACTCCTATCGGTTTACTAATAATTTCAGCGTTGCAGAGCCTGCTTGTGCACCCGATTTATTACAGGTAAATGCGCTTGGTTCCTGTACATTAGGAGGTACGCCAGGTGCTTTTGTGGCTGACAATCTTGATTGCCAGATATCCCGAACTGTATACCATACCAATTTGAATTATGGGCTTATGTATTCCAATACAGCAGGGACAGTTTCTGAAACTTACACCATTCAAATGTATATCAAGAACACGAGATGGGGTAAAACATGGGCGCGGATTATTGATTTTTCAAATGGGCAACTGGATGAGGGAATTTATTTTAAAGATATTGCAGGCTCCAATGATCGTTGTATAGATTTTTTTCCGACAGGTATTGCTGGTGATTGCCCTTATTTCAAGCTGGATAAATATTATCTATTGACATTTACACGGAACGGACAAACGGGTGTCATGGATGTTTACGTCAACGATAAACTCTTTGTTTCTTATGACGACAGCGGCAAAAAATATGTAGGAAAAACAGGAGTTCCGATTTATATATTTCGTGATGATAATGAAGTTTCCTGCGAATCGGGCGAAGCAAATTTTGCCTTTTTGTCTTTTACGAATTACTATTCTTCGCAAACGTTGGTATCAAAAGATTATCAGAATATTTGCAGTGTTGCCAATATCAACGTAAGTGCTGATTTTTCTATTGATCCGGCCGCGGTGTGTGGAAATAAAAATGTTAAAGTTGCTTATACCGGTGTTTTGCCGTCGGCCACCGGATATTCTTTTCATTGGAATTTTGACGGTGCAAAGATTATCAGCGGATCGGATAAAGGTCCTTTCCTTTTGCATTGGAATGAGGAAGGTAATAAAAAGATTACACTAACAATAAAAAATGAGGCATGTGGTAAGGAAATAAGCAATACTAAACCGGCATACGTATCATTTATGAATATTTCCGTTGATATCGATGATAGCAAATGTGACGGGCAGGCAACTTTGACTGTAAATCCCAAAAACGGAATTTCTCCATTTCAGTTTTCCATTGATTCAATAAATTATCAGGCATTAAATGTTTTTAACGTTACTGCGAAAGATTACAAGATTTTTGTCAAAGATTATAATGGCTGCATCAATGACACATTAATTACAGTGAAACTAAATGGTGGAATTGAGTTAAAAACCATTTCTGACACAACAATTTGTATCGGGCAGGAAATTCAGTTGTTGACGACTGCAAATGTCACAAATTATTCCTGGACTCCTGCTGCCGGGCTTGATAATGCAGCGGCACTTGAACCTTTTGCCTCGCCACAACAAACAACCCAATACATTATTACCGCCACCGATAAAGGTTGCTCTTCCCAAGATACTGTCGCGGTGACCGTTATTCCTGAAATAAAGGTAATAGTTACCCCGGATTCTGACATACCGCCTAATACACCATTTCAGCTTATTTCATCCTCTCCGCAACTGACTGGTATTTCTGGTGTGAGTTACAGCTGGTCGCCGCCTTATGGGCTTAGTAATCCTGCAATAGCCAATCCAAATGCTACGCTTAGCGCAAGCCAGGTTTATTCGGTTATTTTGAGTACACCACAAGGATGTAGCGGAACGGGTCAAGTGACGTTGACCGTAATTCCTCCTGCTTCAATAACCCTTCCCGATATATTTACACCTGATGGTGATGGTAAAAACGAAATGTTGACACCCATAACGAATCGTATTGCTTCACTTAATTATCTGAGAATTTACAATCGCTGGGGCGAAGTAATTTATTTTTCCAAACAGCTGAGCCAGGGATGGGACGGGAAAACCCATGGAATCAAATCTGATAGCGGTGTTTATGTTTGGAAAATGGAAGCTGTGACTACAAGCGGTGAAATTGTAAGTAGAAGCGGAACGGTTTTATTGGTAAGATGA
- a CDS encoding DUF2958 domain-containing protein encodes MISEDLRTIMIQNAFEVQNELGKDHAPVVKLYSQYGKAIWLLSELDPANNIAFGLCDLGQGHTELSYVSIDHLESIKHARLKVPMVEMDKDFIPQYPMSVYAEAAKMVKRITEDKEILERAVKAIAEREFQ; translated from the coding sequence ATGATTTCAGAAGATCTAAGAACGATCATGATCCAGAATGCTTTCGAAGTTCAGAATGAGCTTGGAAAAGATCATGCGCCGGTAGTTAAATTATATTCCCAATATGGAAAGGCAATATGGCTTTTGTCAGAGCTGGATCCGGCCAATAATATTGCATTCGGACTTTGTGATTTGGGTCAGGGTCATACAGAATTGAGTTATGTTTCCATTGACCACCTTGAAAGTATAAAACACGCCAGGCTAAAAGTGCCGATGGTGGAGATGGATAAAGATTTTATACCGCAGTATCCCATGAGTGTTTATGCAGAGGCTGCTAAAATGGTAAAAAGAATTACAGAAGATAAAGAAATTCTTGAACGTGCCGTAAAAGCGATTGCAGAAAGAGAATTTCAATAA
- a CDS encoding TetR/AcrR family transcriptional regulator has product MARKKEFDPEERMEKARDLFWEKGYNATSMEDLVQTMGLNRGSIYDTYGDKHSLYLQCLGNYAAEKLKEHKEAASGTSPMERVENMIRSAVEATVNTGKCCMAVNSTFELAAVDQSVHSIIKNNWKDIVDFFEQLLTDAKAQGEISVHKDPKLLAEFIAANFTGLWQTFILSKDKKQVEKLAEFLINMVKN; this is encoded by the coding sequence ATGGCACGAAAAAAGGAGTTTGATCCGGAAGAAAGAATGGAAAAGGCGCGTGATCTTTTTTGGGAAAAAGGTTACAACGCTACTTCTATGGAAGACCTCGTACAGACCATGGGCCTGAACAGAGGAAGTATATATGATACTTATGGTGACAAGCATAGTTTGTATTTACAGTGTCTTGGTAATTATGCAGCTGAAAAATTAAAAGAGCATAAGGAAGCTGCTTCGGGGACTTCTCCGATGGAACGCGTGGAAAATATGATCCGTAGTGCGGTAGAAGCAACGGTCAATACCGGCAAGTGTTGCATGGCAGTCAATTCAACTTTTGAACTTGCAGCTGTGGATCAAAGTGTACACTCCATTATCAAAAATAACTGGAAGGACATTGTTGATTTTTTCGAACAACTTTTAACAGATGCCAAAGCGCAGGGAGAAATTTCTGTCCATAAAGATCCAAAGCTTCTGGCGGAATTTATAGCTGCAAATTTCACAGGTTTATGGCAGACATTTATCTTGTCAAAGGATAAAAAACAGGTTGAAAAGCTGGCGGAGTTTTTAATCAATATGGTTAAAAACTAA
- a CDS encoding GH92 family glycosyl hydrolase — translation MILPFKTFKILFLILVGFCFHYNSLAQKNGVDNLKYIDLRVGNVGQLLEPTRPTVQLPNQMIRMFPERKDYLDDQISSFPLIVVSHRLGQAFSIKPTVNPVTASGWKQKLAYDHDLEVTQPWYYSTYLVDDEVTVEFTPGKKTGIFRFEFPEKSSKSLLFNLYNEGEGSWKFISGNEIIATEIYHDDIPVYMYGVFSEKGTAGILQNDKTSSAQTIKGKNAKAWISFPDNKNGKIELKYAISYISPEQAKKNFEAELKSTGFDELKKKGEKVWSDVINQIQVEGGTEGQKRSFYSSLYRTYERMVDISEDNQYYSGFDKKIHNSNRPFYVDDWTWDTYLAHHPLRIILNPAQEEDMLNSFVSMYDQSGWLPTFPVLFGDHACMNGFHSSVTFLDGYRKGLRNFDVSKAYSGMYKNATEATMLPWRNGPKCELDDIYRTKGFFPALRKDEKETVKLVDPFEKRQAVAVTLGGSYDDWAVAELAKDLGKQGDYKTFSARALNYKNLWSTEKNMFMPKDSKGAWIPIDPKFDGGMGGREYYDENNGYTYKWQVQHDISGLIGLMGGKKQFENNLDQLYREDLGRSKYEFWAKFPDATGPVGQYSMGNEPSFHIPYLYNFTDAPWKTQKRIRFLLDVWFKDNIFGIPGDEDGGGMTAFVVFSSMGFYPVTPGKPEYTIGSPVFERVSIALPNGKQFKVIANHSSVVNKYIQSAKFDGKVLNVPTFTHEQLVAGGTLELEMGPKPNKSWGLGK, via the coding sequence ATGATTCTTCCTTTCAAAACGTTTAAAATCCTTTTCTTAATCTTAGTTGGTTTTTGTTTTCATTATAATTCCCTGGCGCAAAAAAACGGTGTTGATAATTTAAAATATATTGATCTGCGGGTTGGAAATGTAGGGCAGCTTTTGGAGCCAACCAGACCAACAGTTCAGCTTCCTAACCAGATGATCCGGATGTTTCCGGAAAGAAAAGATTATCTCGACGACCAGATTTCCAGTTTTCCGCTTATTGTTGTTTCCCATCGCCTTGGACAGGCTTTTTCTATAAAACCGACTGTAAATCCAGTAACCGCTTCCGGCTGGAAACAAAAACTTGCTTACGATCACGATCTGGAAGTAACCCAGCCCTGGTATTATTCCACTTATCTGGTAGATGACGAAGTTACTGTTGAATTTACGCCGGGTAAGAAAACTGGAATTTTTCGTTTCGAATTTCCTGAGAAATCGTCCAAAAGTCTTTTGTTCAATCTTTATAATGAAGGTGAAGGTTCATGGAAATTTATTTCCGGAAATGAAATCATAGCAACAGAAATCTATCACGATGATATTCCGGTTTATATGTACGGAGTTTTCAGCGAAAAAGGTACAGCTGGTATTTTACAAAATGACAAAACTTCGTCAGCACAAACTATTAAAGGAAAAAATGCGAAAGCCTGGATTAGTTTTCCTGATAATAAAAACGGCAAAATCGAATTGAAATATGCCATTTCATACATCAGTCCCGAACAGGCCAAAAAGAATTTTGAAGCAGAATTAAAATCAACCGGTTTTGACGAATTAAAGAAAAAGGGAGAAAAAGTTTGGTCGGATGTCATAAACCAGATTCAGGTTGAAGGCGGTACAGAAGGGCAGAAGCGCAGTTTTTATTCCTCTCTTTACCGCACTTATGAACGTATGGTTGATATCTCTGAGGATAATCAATATTACAGCGGTTTTGATAAAAAGATACATAACAGCAATCGTCCCTTTTACGTGGACGACTGGACGTGGGACACTTATTTAGCACATCATCCTTTGCGAATTATTTTAAATCCTGCCCAGGAAGAGGATATGCTGAATTCATTTGTAAGCATGTATGATCAAAGCGGCTGGCTCCCAACATTTCCCGTACTTTTTGGAGATCACGCCTGTATGAATGGATTTCACTCTTCGGTTACTTTTTTGGATGGGTATAGAAAAGGACTTCGCAATTTCGATGTTTCAAAAGCATATTCCGGTATGTATAAAAATGCGACCGAGGCAACGATGCTTCCATGGAGAAACGGACCGAAATGTGAACTGGATGATATTTATCGTACCAAAGGTTTTTTTCCTGCTTTGAGAAAAGATGAAAAAGAAACGGTGAAACTGGTTGATCCTTTTGAAAAACGTCAGGCAGTTGCTGTTACGTTGGGCGGAAGTTATGATGACTGGGCGGTGGCTGAACTGGCAAAAGATCTGGGCAAACAGGGTGATTATAAAACTTTCAGCGCTCGTGCATTGAACTACAAAAATCTTTGGAGTACGGAGAAAAATATGTTCATGCCAAAAGACAGTAAAGGTGCCTGGATTCCTATCGATCCGAAATTTGACGGAGGCATGGGCGGTCGTGAATATTACGATGAAAATAATGGATATACTTACAAATGGCAGGTTCAGCACGATATCTCTGGATTAATCGGCTTGATGGGCGGGAAAAAACAATTTGAAAATAATCTGGATCAGCTTTACAGGGAAGATCTTGGGAGAAGCAAATATGAGTTCTGGGCGAAATTTCCTGATGCTACCGGACCTGTTGGTCAATATTCAATGGGAAATGAGCCAAGTTTTCATATTCCGTATTTATACAATTTCACGGATGCGCCCTGGAAAACACAAAAACGAATCCGCTTCCTGCTTGATGTATGGTTTAAAGACAATATTTTCGGAATTCCCGGTGATGAAGATGGCGGCGGTATGACGGCCTTTGTTGTCTTTTCATCCATGGGTTTTTATCCGGTTACACCTGGTAAGCCGGAATATACCATTGGCAGTCCTGTTTTTGAAAGAGTTTCAATTGCTCTTCCAAATGGAAAACAATTTAAAGTAATCGCTAACCATAGTTCTGTGGTCAATAAATACATCCAAAGCGCAAAGTTTGACGGCAAAGTTTTGAATGTGCCGACTTTCACGCATGAACAGCTCGTTGCCGGTGGAACGCTGGAACTTGAAATGGGACCAAAACCTAATAAAAGCTGGGGACTTGGTAAATAA
- a CDS encoding galactose oxidase, with the protein MKFKFLFFLLIIVLIPGFFHFCQAQSYGLGFDSFEVIQDKRTGLDLSPDNTFCFDKNFELSFELSFLANKKIYFGYIVRLIENDKQNIDLIYDNSANNQHFKLVIGDKFAPVSFDFPGNDLFKKWNRITLKFDKEKKNIRVVYGDKSFTQPVNITDNGCFKILFGANQYKDFKSTDVPPMKIRNISILENAQLKYHWALDETDGLKALEEIQKKDGLAVNPVWIKKLHYEWQPVQMLSMQNFVKVGFDQNKGVLHFLSKDSLVSYNIAGNTIGIVKFNDQKQTLYIDNQVLFNKNKNQLFNIYIDEQQVSTFDIKNRSWDKTGITAALKKNFLHANKFYSAQDSSIYILGGYGHLAYKNNVQRYHVSSGKWENINVKDSVFTPRYLAALGTTQNGAYILGGYGSSTGQQMLNPRNWYDLLFFNTKTHRFKKIYELKTPEEDFVYGNSMIINEKDSSYYALIFPKHKFNSELQLIKGSLTKPDFKIVGSKIPYQFVDIQSYADLFFDSLSGRFVAVTTYQAENNQTKIGIYSLYAPPLESLQPIAAVEAQNYKTVWIAAGFVVLALLAFSYFKYAKKETKTEIPVAAKESEIIPITEGEPEIPVLKEIVSENKITALQSSIFLFGNLQLFDDEGNEITKQFSPLVKELFLVILLYSIRWEGISSEKLKELLWFDKPSESARNNRSVNIAKLKGILDKMKYCQVSKETGYWKIKIDYDKIHVDYTHYLAIIGNKRALNKENITELAEITKRGNFLSNVEYEWLDSFKSEISNEIVDTYLRFAATVKISDDPEFLIKLANYIFYFDPVNEEAMIIKCKALAHLGKHSLAKTTFENFAREYNRIYGEDFQKDMPEVLHS; encoded by the coding sequence ATGAAATTCAAGTTTCTCTTCTTTTTATTAATCATTGTACTAATTCCCGGCTTTTTTCACTTTTGCCAGGCACAATCCTATGGCCTTGGCTTCGACAGTTTCGAGGTGATACAGGACAAAAGAACCGGTTTGGATCTGAGTCCGGATAATACTTTCTGTTTTGACAAAAATTTTGAATTGTCATTTGAGCTTTCATTTCTCGCCAACAAGAAAATTTATTTCGGGTACATCGTAAGGCTTATTGAAAATGATAAGCAAAACATAGATCTGATTTATGACAACAGTGCCAATAATCAACATTTCAAACTGGTTATCGGAGACAAATTTGCTCCCGTCTCATTTGATTTTCCCGGCAATGATCTTTTCAAAAAATGGAACAGAATTACCCTGAAATTTGATAAAGAAAAAAAGAACATTCGGGTTGTCTACGGCGACAAAAGTTTTACTCAGCCTGTGAATATTACGGATAACGGATGTTTTAAAATCTTGTTTGGGGCAAATCAGTATAAAGATTTCAAATCAACGGATGTGCCTCCGATGAAGATCAGGAATATCTCCATTCTGGAAAACGCGCAGCTAAAATACCACTGGGCACTGGATGAAACGGACGGCTTAAAAGCGCTTGAAGAAATCCAGAAAAAAGATGGTTTGGCTGTTAATCCGGTGTGGATAAAAAAATTGCATTATGAATGGCAGCCGGTTCAGATGCTGAGTATGCAAAATTTCGTTAAAGTCGGTTTCGATCAAAATAAAGGTGTTCTTCATTTCCTTTCGAAAGATTCGCTGGTTAGTTATAACATCGCTGGAAATACCATTGGCATTGTTAAATTCAATGACCAAAAACAGACGCTTTACATTGATAATCAAGTCCTTTTTAATAAGAACAAGAATCAATTATTCAACATTTATATTGACGAACAGCAAGTTTCAACTTTTGATATAAAAAACCGGAGCTGGGATAAAACCGGAATAACAGCTGCTCTAAAAAAGAATTTCCTGCATGCAAACAAATTTTATTCCGCACAGGATTCTTCCATTTATATTCTGGGAGGTTATGGTCATCTGGCTTATAAAAATAATGTTCAGCGGTATCATGTGTCTTCTGGAAAATGGGAAAATATCAATGTGAAGGATTCAGTTTTCACTCCCAGATATTTAGCGGCTCTGGGTACAACCCAAAACGGTGCTTACATTCTTGGCGGTTATGGAAGTTCAACCGGACAACAAATGTTAAATCCGAGAAACTGGTATGATTTGCTCTTTTTTAATACAAAAACGCACCGTTTCAAAAAGATCTACGAGCTAAAAACACCGGAAGAGGATTTTGTCTACGGTAATTCTATGATCATTAATGAAAAAGACAGCAGTTATTATGCGTTGATTTTTCCAAAACATAAGTTCAATTCCGAGTTACAGCTTATTAAAGGATCTCTGACCAAACCGGATTTTAAAATTGTCGGATCTAAAATCCCCTATCAGTTTGTTGATATCCAGTCTTATGCGGATTTATTTTTTGATTCATTGAGTGGAAGATTCGTAGCAGTCACGACATATCAGGCTGAAAATAACCAGACAAAAATTGGAATCTATTCGCTTTATGCGCCGCCATTGGAATCGTTACAGCCAATCGCAGCGGTTGAAGCCCAGAACTACAAAACTGTCTGGATCGCTGCCGGTTTTGTAGTTTTGGCTCTACTTGCTTTCAGTTATTTCAAGTATGCCAAAAAAGAGACAAAAACTGAAATACCGGTTGCAGCAAAAGAATCCGAAATTATCCCAATCACAGAAGGTGAGCCAGAAATTCCAGTTCTGAAAGAAATTGTAAGTGAAAACAAAATAACTGCACTTCAAAGCAGCATCTTCCTATTCGGAAATCTTCAATTGTTTGATGACGAAGGCAATGAAATCACCAAGCAGTTTAGTCCGCTTGTGAAGGAATTATTTCTGGTCATTCTGCTTTATTCGATCCGTTGGGAAGGTATCAGTTCTGAGAAATTGAAAGAATTACTTTGGTTTGATAAACCATCGGAAAGTGCCCGGAATAATCGCTCGGTTAATATCGCGAAGCTGAAAGGGATTCTTGATAAAATGAAATACTGCCAGGTTTCAAAAGAAACGGGTTATTGGAAAATCAAGATTGACTACGACAAAATTCATGTCGATTACACACATTATCTGGCCATCATTGGCAACAAACGCGCTTTGAATAAAGAAAATATTACTGAGTTGGCAGAGATTACCAAACGTGGTAATTTCTTGTCCAATGTTGAATACGAGTGGCTCGATAGTTTCAAATCTGAAATTTCGAATGAAATTGTTGATACTTATTTACGTTTCGCCGCTACGGTAAAAATTTCCGATGATCCGGAATTCCTGATCAAACTTGCCAATTATATTTTCTATTTTGATCCGGTAAATGAGGAAGCGATGATCATTAAATGCAAGGCACTGGCACATTTGGGCAAACATTCCCTGGCAAAAACTACTTTTGAGAATTTTGCCAGAGAATATAACCGCATTTATGGTGAAGATTTCCAAAAGGATATGCCGGAGGTTTTACACTCTTAA
- a CDS encoding glycoside hydrolase family 43 protein → MRLFLRLTFLCLIFTGTVFAQKITPKPVSTYRNPVIAGDFADPSVIRVGDTYYAAGTSSEWGPAYPIYTSKNLVDWEYLGPVFAELPSWTMGSYWAPELFYRNGTFFVYYTARRKSDKQSFIGVASTKDLKKGFTDHGLLLEWTKEAIDGFVVEDKGKLFFTWKAYGLDKGRGIEILGAELSDDGLKVIGKEFTLIKADANNWESGGAEGQALFKRGNYWYMLYSGNACCGENCNYQVGLARAEKIQGPWTKYSGNPVLVSDETWKCPGHGTVVTTPDNRYFYLHHAYNGADFTSAGRQGVLSELVWDETTKWPSFRYGITTPAQAETPLTASRKTNKDVEISFDKTAKELSWVYDVSFPKPAHKVQDGLLEIENSNPTTTGNFLGLVVKNGNYNFSTEIIPNEEVVQNIIVYGDANNAIGFGIQKDKLTLWQIKDGVYKVINTEEIKGKSEAVNLKLQSRFGRFFEFSWNIKGEKANQPPLKIEGSWLPRWDRAPRVGVNVSGNKSGKSSIRSIQMNYN, encoded by the coding sequence ATGAGATTGTTTCTTCGCCTGACTTTTCTTTGCCTGATTTTTACCGGGACTGTTTTTGCTCAAAAAATAACTCCGAAACCTGTTAGTACTTACCGCAATCCGGTTATCGCCGGTGATTTCGCTGATCCTTCTGTGATTCGGGTAGGAGATACTTATTATGCAGCAGGAACTTCATCAGAATGGGGGCCGGCTTATCCGATTTATACTTCAAAAAACCTGGTTGACTGGGAATATTTAGGTCCTGTTTTTGCGGAATTACCTTCCTGGACGATGGGAAGTTACTGGGCGCCGGAATTATTTTATCGCAACGGTACTTTTTTCGTGTATTACACAGCGCGCCGGAAATCTGACAAACAATCTTTCATTGGCGTGGCCAGCACAAAAGATCTGAAAAAAGGATTTACCGATCATGGTTTGCTATTGGAATGGACAAAGGAAGCTATCGACGGTTTTGTCGTTGAGGATAAGGGCAAATTATTTTTCACCTGGAAGGCATACGGATTGGATAAGGGTAGAGGAATTGAAATACTTGGCGCAGAGCTTTCTGATGATGGTCTGAAAGTCATTGGTAAGGAATTCACCTTGATAAAAGCAGATGCAAATAACTGGGAAAGTGGCGGGGCGGAAGGCCAGGCCCTATTTAAAAGAGGAAATTATTGGTACATGCTTTATTCCGGAAATGCATGTTGCGGTGAAAATTGTAATTATCAGGTAGGGTTGGCAAGAGCTGAAAAAATACAAGGGCCATGGACGAAATACTCAGGAAATCCGGTTCTTGTTAGTGATGAAACCTGGAAATGTCCGGGACACGGAACAGTTGTGACAACACCGGATAACCGTTATTTTTATTTACACCACGCCTACAATGGCGCTGATTTTACCTCCGCCGGCAGACAAGGTGTGTTAAGCGAACTTGTTTGGGATGAAACTACTAAATGGCCGTCGTTCCGATATGGAATAACAACGCCTGCGCAAGCAGAAACGCCATTAACTGCAAGTAGAAAAACAAATAAAGATGTAGAAATCAGTTTTGATAAAACAGCGAAAGAACTTTCCTGGGTTTATGATGTCAGTTTTCCCAAACCTGCACATAAAGTTCAGGATGGATTATTAGAAATAGAAAATAGCAACCCGACAACCACCGGTAATTTTCTTGGTCTGGTTGTAAAAAACGGAAATTACAATTTCTCAACAGAAATAATTCCGAATGAGGAAGTTGTACAAAATATTATCGTTTATGGTGACGCTAATAATGCCATCGGATTTGGTATCCAGAAAGACAAACTTACTTTGTGGCAAATAAAAGACGGAGTTTATAAAGTAATTAACACGGAGGAAATCAAAGGAAAATCGGAAGCCGTTAATTTGAAATTACAAAGTCGTTTTGGACGGTTTTTTGAATTTAGCTGGAATATTAAAGGCGAAAAAGCGAATCAGCCACCTCTGAAAATTGAAGGTTCATGGCTTCCGCGCTGGGATCGTGCTCCCCGGGTAGGAGTAAATGTTTCCGGAAATAAATCCGGAAAAAGTTCGATCCGTTCTATTCAGATGAATTACAATTAA